The following are from one region of the Nicotiana tabacum cultivar K326 chromosome 3, ASM71507v2, whole genome shotgun sequence genome:
- the LOC107825453 gene encoding histone H4, producing MSGRGKGGKGLGKGGAKRHRKVLRDNIQGITKPAIRRLARRGGVKRISGLIYEETRGVLKIFLENVIRDAVTYTEHARRKTVTAMDVVYALKRQGRTLYGFGG from the coding sequence ATGTCAGGAAGAGGAAAGGGAGGCAAAGGATTGGGAAAGGGAGGGGCAAAGAGGCACAGAAAAGTATTAAGGGACAACATTCAGGGAATCACAAAGCCTGCAATTCGGCGTTTGGCTCGTAGGGGTGGAGTTAAGCGTATATCTGGTTTGATTTACGAGGAGACTCGTGGAGTGTTGAAGATATTTTTGGAGAATGTGATTCGTGATGCTGTGACCTACACCGAACACGCTAGGAGAAAGACTGTCACTGCTATGGATGTTGTTTATGCACTCAAGAGGCAGGGCAGGACTCTCTACGGATTTGGGGGTTAG
- the LOC142175722 gene encoding histone H4 — protein MSGRGKGGKGLGKGGAKRHRKVLRDNIQGITKPAIRRLARRGGVKRISGLIYEETRGVLKIFLENVIRDAVTYTEHARRKTVTAMDVVYALKRQGRTLYGFGG, from the coding sequence ATGTCAGGAAGAGGCAAAGGTGGCAAAGGATTGGGCAAAGGAGGAGCCAAGAGGCACAGAAAAGTTTTAAGGGACAACATCCAGGGAATCACAAAGCCTGCAATTCGGCGTTTGGCTCGTAGGGGAGGAGTGAAGCGCATTTCTGGTTTAATTTACGAGGAGACGCGTGGGGTGTTGAAGATATTTTTGGAGAATGTGATTCGTGATGCAGTGACTTACACAGAACACGCTAGGAGAAAGACTGTTACTGCTATGGATGTTGTTTATGCACTCAAGAGACAGGGCAGGACTCTCTATGGATTTGGGGGTTAG